The sequence ATAATATCTATATTAGAAGGAGCATTTTCATTTAAAGTTGCAGTAACAGTTGCTGTTCCACCATCTTCATCAAATGGAGTCCCTGCTAAAGAAATTGCGACAAGAATAGGTTCAACTGTAACTAGGATTGATGATGAATCAGAGTTGTTATCTGAATCACTTACAGTACATGTGGGAGTATAATCACCTGGATTATCATAAAAGTACAATGAATTTTGATCCATTGAATCTTCTAGCCCGTCTCCATCAAAGTCCCATGAATATGTTAGAGGAGTGTTTCCTGTGACACTAGTACATATATGAGTAACAAGAAGTGGTGCGATACCAGAAGTAGGATTTGCAGTTACAATTGCAATTGGTGTAAAGTCGCAATCATCAGGTACTCCATCACCATCTGAATCCAAGTTATCATCAAATCCTGGACATACATCATCTACATCAGGTACTCCATCACCATCTGAATCTACTAATGTTAGTGACAACTCAAATGTTAATCCTTTAGCTTCTGTTAAAAATGGAGAAGCATTAATCAAAGTTGCAAGACCTGTAGTTGTTAATGAATGATATCCAGATTGACCTACATCATCTCTTGCTAAAACATAATACAATTGATCATTTGTATTAAAGGAAGCTTGATACAATTCTCCTGTTAGAGATCCTGAAATAGTTGTAGTTGTTACATCACAAGTGGTTATATCATTAATTCTATCCAAACGTATATCAGAAGGACCGCCTATTCCTACTCCTGCTAGTCTATACAATACATCTTCAGTCCAATTATACACCAAATAGTTAAACGAAGTTCCAGAATCTGGTAATGAACATGATGGAGTTACAAGAGCATTTGTTTTATCAACTGAAAACAATACATCATTTACAGTTGCACCGGCACCAGTTGCAGCAAATAATGAACCATCTGAACTAAAAGCTAATGTTGTAAATGCATCATCCATTGAATCTATTTTAGCACCAAATCCAGTTTCAGGATCTATTGTTGCCAAAAATCTATCACTTGATTCCCCACCAGATTGAATTATTGCATAGTAAATTCCAGTAGTTGGATCTTGTGAAATGGCAGTACATCCTTTCACATTACCAGAAACCCCACTGATTATCATTGGAACTGATGAAATTATTGTACCATCAATTTTGTCAAGTTCATGAATTTCTTTTCCAGATACACTTGGTTTATCACAAGCATATAGAGTATCAGTAGTTGTAAATGCAAATGCATTATTTTCTAAAATTCCAGGAATTATTAACAATAAAAAAATTGAAGACAAAACAATGAATCTATTTAATTGCACATTGTTTAACATCTAGTTTAAAATATAAAATTACCCTATTGTATTTTTTTAAAAATAACTGAATTACTATTTCCCATTATTGGGAATTTTAAATTAATAATTAATTTCTTTAATTTTTTAAAAAATTAAAATAAAAAGAACTGACTAACGTCTTGTCCTAACTACTCAAAGGTAGAAGTAGAGGATTGTGACGAAAGTCCAGTTGAAGAAGGTACAGATGGGAATTTATCTCCTATCTGCTGCTCAGCTACTGCAGATGCTTCTTGAAGAATCTTTTCGGTTTCTTCACTTGAAGCACCAGACTCCATACTAAATGAGTCTCCTGCAAGTGAATCCATCATCAGTCCATTAAGTGTCTGGGTCATACTGTTCAATTCTGAATCAGCTTCTGGCATGAATCTTCCAAGCGATGACTTCAATCCCTTCATTGTAGACATTGCTGGTCCAATTGCTACCATAGCATCACCAAGATCATGAATAGTTGTCAGTCTTAGTTGGACTTGTTCTAATGACATTCTTGCGTTGCCGAGCATCTTTGTAACTTTACGAATTTCAGCTAATTCGTTAGACAAAACTCTACTTGTGTCAGTATCATGTTGCTGCATAGCAGTCACGACTCTCTGAAAGAGTTGCGCATCTCTTTCGTGCAGTTTACCTAACATAGAGTCCATTTTTGAGATTTGGACTTGTAGTTTGTTCACTGCGGTTTGAATTCGTGGCTTTAATGCACCTTCAGGCTTTACTGCATCACGTAGTTTGCCAGTTACGCTTTGGGTCTCCTGATGAGCCCAAGTCTTATCGAAGTTTGGCATGATGGATAATTTAGAAATTTAGTCTTAATCATCGGTGTAAATTTAGATCAGTTTTTGACTAAATTTAGCTAACAAACATTAGCTTTTGTGTCTTGAATCATTTGTGGTTAAAATTGTAGTTTTTGATTCAGGTCTAGGCTCATTGTCAATAATTAAAGCTATTCAAAAAATTTCAAAGTCGGAAATTATTTACTTTGCAGACCAAGAGAATTTTCCTTATGGAGAAAAATCTCAGGCTCAACTTTCTAAAATAATTAAAAATTCTATAAAATTACTAGATAAAGAATTTTCTCCCAATTTCATAGTCGTTGCATCAAATACGCCTAGTTTGATGTTAAATTTGACATCAAAAAAAATTATTGATGTAAAACCTCCTCTAAAAGAAGCTCTCAAATTATCCAAAACAAAACAAATTGGAATATTAGCAACAAAAAGTGCAATTGTTAGTAATGGTTTAACTCAATATATTAAAGAAAATAACTTTTCAAAAAAACTTAAAATTTTCAAAATTAATGGATCAGATTTAGTTGATTTGGTAGAATCTGGTAAATTTATTTCAAATAAAAAATATTGTAATAAAATTATTAAAAAAATATTGGAACAAATACTTTTTCAAAATAATATTGATACGATCACATTATCCAGTACACATTTGCTATTTTTAAAATCGTTATTAAAAAAACAATTTCCAAAAATTAATTTTGTTGATCCATCAGAGATAGTTGCAAAAAAGATTTTATTAATGATAAAAAATAATCAATCTAAAAAAAATTCATTAAAGATTTTTGCTACAGGAGATACTAAAATATTTGAATTAAAATTAAACAAATTAGGGATTAAAAATAAAGTTAACTTGATTCCTTTTTAGCTTTTCTATAACCATGACTAAATTTTTTGTCATACAGTTTTGAATATTCATATGTTTTAGGATCTATTACATCACTAATTATAACAATTGCAGTACGAGTAATTTTTTCATCTTTTATTTTTTTAGCAATATCTCCTAATGTACCTTTGATGATTTTTTGATCAGGCCAGCTTGCTCTATAAACAACTGCAACTGGTGTAGATTTTTTATATCCTCCTTCAATTGCTTCTGCAACTAATTTAGAAATTAGTTGTATGCTAAGATAAAAAATTAATGTTGCTTTATGTTTTGCAAGCTCTGAAATTTTTTCACGTTTTGGAACTTTAGTCCTAGATTCACCTCTTGTAACAATAATTGTTTGAGTAACCCCTGGAAGTGTTAATTGCATTCCAAGTGCAGCTGCTGAGGCTAAAAATGCAGTAACGCCAGGAATTACAGTAGATTTAATTCCCTTTTCTTCAAGATTGTCTATCTGTTCTTTGATGGCACCATAAATTGATGGATCTCCATCATGTAATCTAACAACTAGTTTGTCTTTTTTTGCATTCTTATACAATAAATCAAAAATTTCTTCTCTAACTAATTTAGCAGCATCATGTAGTTTTCCTTTTTTACATAGTTTTAAAATTGGATCAGGAATTAATGATCCAGAATACACAACAACATCTGCTTTTTGAATTAGTTTTTTAGCTTTAACGGTAATGAGTTCAGGATCACCTGGACCACAACCAACAAAAAATACCTCAGACACGTTTTACCACCAAGATTGAGAAATATTTTGTTGTTAATGATGAATCGTTTACTTCACCTAATGTCATTTTTCTAATAATTTCATTTTCAGTTCCAAGGTCTTGTCCAATTGCAAAAATAGAATTATCTGGGAATCCAGATTCTTTTAACACTTCAATAACTTTGTCAAAGTATCTTCCATCTTTAAGAAATATCATTGATTCAGAATGTTTGGCAATTTCTTTTACACTTGATAAATCGTAACAAGATGGAATAATGGCAACTTTTTCTGCACCTTCAGCTACACTCACACCCACTTTGGCTGCAAATGTAAACATGGAAACAATTCCAGGAATTACACTAATGTTCATATCAGGATAATTTTCTTTAAGATCTTTGTGCATGTAGATCCAAGTACTATACAAGAAAGGATCACCTACAGTAAGATATACAACATTTTTTCCAGTCAATACAGTTTCAGCCATTATTTTGGCATTTTTCTTCCATGAGGCTTTAAGAATATCTTTGTCTTTAGTCATTGGAAAGATTAGTTTTATTATTTCTTGATTTTTTGATTTATCAATTATTGGTGAAACTACTGCAAATGCAATACTTGGCCTAGCCTCGTTAGATGCAGGACACATTATGATATCTGCATTTTGAATTGCTTTTACAGCCTTGACTGTGAGTAGTTCAACATCTCCAGGTCCTACTCCTATTCCAATTAATCCCGGCATGAAATGTATGATTTTCTTCCTAATTAAAAATCTAGATTAAATTCTAGTTGCAGATATGATGGTTACAGGATTTCTAGCAAGCATCATGGTCCCAGTAGTGGTCTTTCTACTCTTAGATATCGTAACTTGAGTAATATCAACAGATTCAAACTGTAATTTTTCTAATACTTGTAGTACAGAGTACAAAGTCTCAATCAATATAATGCCAATTACAATTCTACCATTCGTTTTTAATTTATTTTCACAAAGTTCAACTATTTCTTTAGTGTCACCGCCAGTCCCTCCAATGAAAATAGTATCAGCTTCTTCAAGTTCAAGAATTTTTTCTTTGGCATTTCCATGAATTACTGAAATGTTAGTTAAACCAAATTTTTCAATATTTCTTTTGGTTAATTCTATAGCGGTTTCATCATAATCAATTGCTAAAACTTTCCCAGATGATTCTATTTGAAGTGCAGCTTCAATAGAGATAGAACCGCTACCACATCCAATATCATAGACAATTTGTCCAGGTTTTAGCCTGGCTTTGCTTATTTGAATAACTCTAACTTCTTCTTTAGTGATGGGAACTTTTTCTGCTCTTTCAAATTCATCATCTGGAATACCAGGTGTTTTAAATTTCCACATTTATTATTACCATTTAATTTTTAGACTAGATGTTAATTCCATTAGTAGTACTAGCTAAATGAGTCAATGTATAACTTACAATCCATGAAAACAAGTATAAGAAAACATAGCTTCCAATAGCTTGTGTGACAACCTTTTTTCTATCTGATGATGGTAATTGCATCTTCATTCCTTTAGCAACTATTACGGTTCCAAAAAATATAACTATCATAAATCCAATAGATGCCCATCTTCTTTCTTCACCTTCGATACCTTCAAAAATGAAAGTTGCTGCAGTTCCTGCTATTATAGCCAAAGCAACGCGCATCCAAAATAATTTATTTAATTTTCTATCTTTTTCACTTTTCTCAGCAATACTAATTGAAGGTTCCCCTGATGGGGTATCTGGAACAGATTTAGATTTTTCTGTTTCTGGTGTATCTATAGGAGCATCTTCAATTGATTCATTTTTTGATTCATTAGGATCTACTGTAGGTTCAGATTTTTTCTTTTTGAATTTTGCCAAGTAATTTTCTAGCGTGTCTCAAGCAAACCATGTTTAATATCTTTGGTCAAAGTTTGAGTATTTCAAAGCAAGAGTATAATTTTAGATAAGAAACAGGTAGGTTATGGCACTATCTGGGATAGAATTACGATATTTAGTTGATACAATTACCGAACAAGTTCAAGGATACTATATCAGTAACATTTATGGAATTACTAAAGATAGCATTCTCTTCAAACTTCATCATACAGAAAAGAGTGATCTATTCATGATGATTTCAACATCAGGTGTTTGGTTAACTACAGTAAAAATTGATCAAATGGAACCAAATAGATTACTTAA comes from Nitrosopumilus oxyclinae and encodes:
- a CDS encoding Snf7 family protein, which codes for MPNFDKTWAHQETQSVTGKLRDAVKPEGALKPRIQTAVNKLQVQISKMDSMLGKLHERDAQLFQRVVTAMQQHDTDTSRVLSNELAEIRKVTKMLGNARMSLEQVQLRLTTIHDLGDAMVAIGPAMSTMKGLKSSLGRFMPEADSELNSMTQTLNGLMMDSLAGDSFSMESGASSEETEKILQEASAVAEQQIGDKFPSVPSSTGLSSQSSTSTFE
- a CDS encoding glutamate racemase — encoded protein: MVKIVVFDSGLGSLSIIKAIQKISKSEIIYFADQENFPYGEKSQAQLSKIIKNSIKLLDKEFSPNFIVVASNTPSLMLNLTSKKIIDVKPPLKEALKLSKTKQIGILATKSAIVSNGLTQYIKENNFSKKLKIFKINGSDLVDLVESGKFISNKKYCNKIIKKILEQILFQNNIDTITLSSTHLLFLKSLLKKQFPKINFVDPSEIVAKKILLMIKNNQSKKNSLKIFATGDTKIFELKLNKLGIKNKVNLIPF
- the cobM gene encoding precorrin-4 C(11)-methyltransferase, yielding MSEVFFVGCGPGDPELITVKAKKLIQKADVVVYSGSLIPDPILKLCKKGKLHDAAKLVREEIFDLLYKNAKKDKLVVRLHDGDPSIYGAIKEQIDNLEEKGIKSTVIPGVTAFLASAAALGMQLTLPGVTQTIIVTRGESRTKVPKREKISELAKHKATLIFYLSIQLISKLVAEAIEGGYKKSTPVAVVYRASWPDQKIIKGTLGDIAKKIKDEKITRTAIVIISDVIDPKTYEYSKLYDKKFSHGYRKAKKESS
- the cobI gene encoding precorrin-2 C(20)-methyltransferase, producing the protein MPGLIGIGVGPGDVELLTVKAVKAIQNADIIMCPASNEARPSIAFAVVSPIIDKSKNQEIIKLIFPMTKDKDILKASWKKNAKIMAETVLTGKNVVYLTVGDPFLYSTWIYMHKDLKENYPDMNISVIPGIVSMFTFAAKVGVSVAEGAEKVAIIPSCYDLSSVKEIAKHSESMIFLKDGRYFDKVIEVLKESGFPDNSIFAIGQDLGTENEIIRKMTLGEVNDSSLTTKYFSILVVKRV
- the cbiT gene encoding precorrin-6Y C5,15-methyltransferase (decarboxylating) subunit CbiT; translation: MWKFKTPGIPDDEFERAEKVPITKEEVRVIQISKARLKPGQIVYDIGCGSGSISIEAALQIESSGKVLAIDYDETAIELTKRNIEKFGLTNISVIHGNAKEKILELEEADTIFIGGTGGDTKEIVELCENKLKTNGRIVIGIILIETLYSVLQVLEKLQFESVDITQVTISKSRKTTTGTMMLARNPVTIISATRI